The genomic DNA GAATGGCGTAGCCGATAATAATCCCGGTACTGCTCCAGATATCGAAGCGGCTACCGTTATACACCGCTTTGCGGATGCCGAGCGGTATCGAGACCAGGTAGATGATCAAGGTGCTCCAGAGCCCCAGCGTCACCGATACCGGCAGGCTCTCTTTCATCAGTTGCATCACTGAGGCATTGCGGAACAGGCTGTTGCCAAAATCGAAGCGCAGATAGTCACCGAGCATCTTGAAGTAACGCTCGTGCAGCGGTTTATCAAAGCCGTAGCGCTGGGTGATTTCAGCAATCACTTCAGGGTCGAGGCCGCGGCCGCCACGATACTGGCTTTCGGCAATATTGCTGACCCCCGCGCGCGACTGGCCGCCGCCCATACCGCCTCCGCCGCCGGGCAGGCTGCCCTGCTGACCAAACTCTACTGCGGCAATGGCCTGATCGACCGGGCCGCCGGGGGCGATTTGCACAATAAAGAAGTTCAGCGTGATGATGGCCCACAGGGTTGGGATAATCAGCAGCAGTCGACGTACCAAATAGGCGGCCATGTTCTCTCCTTAGCGTCGGGAGGCGGGCAGACGCGCCGCTTTATTGACGTCATACCACCAGGTGTCGAAGCCGGGGGCATCGATGCCGGCGTTATACAGCGGATGTACGGCCGGGTAGGCGAACTTATCCCAGTAGGCGGTGCGGCTGCCCGACATATACCACATCGGCAGCATGTAATAGTTCCAGGTTAACACTCGGTCAAGCGCGCGGCCAAGCGGCACCAGCTTTTGCTTGTTACCCTGCCAGCGGATGATCTGGTCAATCAGGCTGTCGATCGCCGGGCTGGCGACGCCGGGGGCGTTGTAGGACGAGTTGATATAGGCTGATGACCACGAAATCTGTAAATCCCCACTGGGCCACGGCATCGCTCGCCATAGCCGTGGCATCATGTCGTAGTCGCGGCTACGCATGCGGTTAGTGACCTGCGAGATATCGGTCTGGCGGACATCCATCGTAATGCCCAGGCGCTGTAAATTATGCTGGAATGGCATCACCCACTGGTCGTTACCGCCGGACGGCAGCAGCAGCTCAAAACGCAGGGGCTGGCCGGTTTTTTCGTTGACCCGCTGTTGGCCTTTCAGCACCCAGCCCGCCTCGTTCAACAACTGTCCTGCTTGCAGCAGGTTTTGGCGATCGAAACCATCGCCGCGTGAGGTGGGTGGCTGATAAATAGCGCTGAATACCTCCGGCGGCAGCGCGTCTTTAAGCGGCCCCAGCAGGATTAACTCGTCGGCGGTCGGGTAGCCGCGGGCGGCGTATTCGGTGTTCTGAAAATAGCTATTGGGGCGGCTGTAGGCGTTGTAGAACAACGCTTTGTTCATCCACTCAAAATCAAACGCCATGCTTACCGCCTGGCGCACTCGCCGGTCGGCGAATACGGGACGCTGGATATTAAACGCCAGCCAGCGGGTATCCTGTGCAGCATCGTTTTTCTGTTCATTCTTGACGATATAGCCGCTGGCGAAGTTTTTGCCGATATAGCGGGTTGCCCAGTTTTTGGCGCTGCTTTCGGTGCGTACATCGTAGGCACCTGCCTTAAAGGCTTCGAACGCGACGTTATCGTCGAGATAATAATCGTAGCGCAGCGAGTCAAAATTCCAGCGCCCGCGGTTTACCGCTAAATCGGCACCCCAATAATCTTTCACGCGGGAGTAAATAATATACTGCCCCATTTTCCAACCGCTGATACGGTAGGGGCCGCTGGCCAGCGGCGGCGTGCTCAAGGGATCGCTCAGTTTATGATCTTTCCAGAACGCTTCCGGTAGGATGGGCAGGGTAAACAGCCCCAGCATGTCCTCTTTGCCGGGTTTTGCCAGCACAATACGCACGGTGAGCGGGGCAATCGCTTTAACGGTGGTGCCTTTATAGATCAGCCGAAACTGCGGTACGCCTTCCGCCATGAATTTCTGGAAGGTGAACGCGACATCGCGGGCGGTTATCGGGCTGCCGTCATGAAAACGTGCGCGCGGGTTAAGCGTCAGCTCCACCCACGAAAAATCATCGGCATAGCGTGCATGCTCGGCAACCAGCGGGTAGTAGCTACCCGGCTCGTCGTCAGAGGTGGTGTATAGCGCATCGTACAGCGATTCGGTACGGACGGCGGCATTGCCGCGCAGAGCGTAACGGTTAAAGTTATCGAAGGTGCCGATGGCCGCCAGCGTGACGTTTCCCCCCTTCGGTGCCGCGGGATTGACGTAATCGAAATGATGGAAGTCGATAGGGTATTTCGGCTCGCCGATCACCGCAAACGCGAAGCTTTCTTTTATCGCCTGCGCCTGCGCCTGCGTCGAGAAAGCGCACAGCAGCAGGGCAAAACAGATACGCGCTACGATCACAATAGGGGCACCCCGCGATGAAACAGCTTGATTGAACACACCTTTTATCACGAAATCTTAATAGACCGTCAATCTTGTGTGAAATACTTTGCGGGCTTACGGTATTCCGCCATCAGGTCGTTGAGCGCCAGCGGGCGGCTTATCAGGTAGCCCTGGAGGTAATCGACGCCGTGGTCCCGCAGCCACGCGGCCTGTTCTTCGGTTTCAACCCCTTCGGCCACGGTGACAATATTCAGCCTCCGGGTTAGCGTCAGCACGGCATCGAGTACCGGGGACGTAATGGTCTCGCGACCAATTGCGCTCACAAAACCGCGGTCGATTTTCAGGTAATCGAGGGTAAAGCGCTCAAGGTAGATGAGGGCGCTGTGGCCGGTGCCGAAATCATCAATTGCCACTTCAATGCCTTCACTGCGCAGCCAGGAAAACAGGCTCATCGCCTTTTCCTGGTGCAGCATGTCGCGTTCGGTAATCTCCAGTACCAGCTGGAAGTAGTTATCCGGCAGGCTGGCCGACAGCTTGCGTATATCCTGCTGGAAGCTCTCGGCGTGCAGATGCCCCGGCGCGATGTTGATACCCAGTTTGGCTCCCGGCGGCAGAATGTCTTTTAGCGTCTGCGCATCGGCGGCAATCAGCTCGAACAGATGCTGTGTCAGGGGCACAATCAGGTTCTGCGCTTCGGCAAAGCTGATAAAAGCATCCGGCGGAATATTGCCCGCCGTTGGGTGTGACCAGCGCATCAGCGCCTCGACGCCGCCAATCTGCTGATTTTTAGCATTCACGACCGGCTGATAAACCACGTAAAACTGGCGATGCTTAATGGCGGAAAGAATCTCTTTTCCCGGCCGCGAGCGGATGGTCAGGATATAGAAGCACAGCATGCCGCCAATCAGCCCACAGGCCAGACCTAATAGCAGGGCATACAGCGAGTTATCGGTGCTGGAGGCGTTGCTGTACAGATACACTTCCAGCGGGACGCCCTTGATTTTCACGTGCCGAACCGGGGTATCGGTAATTTCGCTCAACGCGATAGGTTTGCTGCTAAACGTGGAAATGGCCGTCTTACCGTTCACCACCAGTGCCACGCCGTTGTAGGGCGTTTGTTTCGATGAGTAGAGCACCCACGGCATTAAGTTGGCGTTAATTGAGGCGAAAACACCGCGATTTTCCAGCAGCGGGCTTTTGACCCACAGCACAAAGGCCGGAGTGGTCGGCATCATCGGCGTGCCGGAGAGGATCCCCAT from Klebsiella sp. WP3-W18-ESBL-02 includes the following:
- a CDS encoding extracellular solute-binding protein encodes the protein MVARICFALLLCAFSTQAQAQAIKESFAFAVIGEPKYPIDFHHFDYVNPAAPKGGNVTLAAIGTFDNFNRYALRGNAAVRTESLYDALYTTSDDEPGSYYPLVAEHARYADDFSWVELTLNPRARFHDGSPITARDVAFTFQKFMAEGVPQFRLIYKGTTVKAIAPLTVRIVLAKPGKEDMLGLFTLPILPEAFWKDHKLSDPLSTPPLASGPYRISGWKMGQYIIYSRVKDYWGADLAVNRGRWNFDSLRYDYYLDDNVAFEAFKAGAYDVRTESSAKNWATRYIGKNFASGYIVKNEQKNDAAQDTRWLAFNIQRPVFADRRVRQAVSMAFDFEWMNKALFYNAYSRPNSYFQNTEYAARGYPTADELILLGPLKDALPPEVFSAIYQPPTSRGDGFDRQNLLQAGQLLNEAGWVLKGQQRVNEKTGQPLRFELLLPSGGNDQWVMPFQHNLQRLGITMDVRQTDISQVTNRMRSRDYDMMPRLWRAMPWPSGDLQISWSSAYINSSYNAPGVASPAIDSLIDQIIRWQGNKQKLVPLGRALDRVLTWNYYMLPMWYMSGSRTAYWDKFAYPAVHPLYNAGIDAPGFDTWWYDVNKAARLPASRR
- a CDS encoding cyclic di-GMP phosphodiesterase codes for the protein MFTRYSSINRRIVFTSIIAGLLIALVAGVAQFSIFHHRRSEQFDTTISSLQNYLNSYFSQILVTIDSLQPLTVNACEEVSSELTARAAFSMNVRAFLLVKNHVAYCSSATGPMSMPLKDLVPDLDLSKNHVMGILSGTPMMPTTPAFVLWVKSPLLENRGVFASINANLMPWVLYSSKQTPYNGVALVVNGKTAISTFSSKPIALSEITDTPVRHVKIKGVPLEVYLYSNASSTDNSLYALLLGLACGLIGGMLCFYILTIRSRPGKEILSAIKHRQFYVVYQPVVNAKNQQIGGVEALMRWSHPTAGNIPPDAFISFAEAQNLIVPLTQHLFELIAADAQTLKDILPPGAKLGINIAPGHLHAESFQQDIRKLSASLPDNYFQLVLEITERDMLHQEKAMSLFSWLRSEGIEVAIDDFGTGHSALIYLERFTLDYLKIDRGFVSAIGRETITSPVLDAVLTLTRRLNIVTVAEGVETEEQAAWLRDHGVDYLQGYLISRPLALNDLMAEYRKPAKYFTQD